One region of Chlorobiota bacterium genomic DNA includes:
- a CDS encoding T9SS type A sorting domain-containing protein, translated as MAEATVVQRLNSACKNNIIDEKAMNLADCYRRPLPFLAALLVMLCAENLSAQQSPFFPQPPAAKPDGRGEKEEEGAYNPIKNSYWYNSNPEGYWDAYQQMLAMPTEAEMERPNEKGAVLAGGRSWVAIGPTGWATIRGDAVRRTQGRIRSIRWWQNPATLQWIPVIGSSSGGIYFRWRRTSSSPYRWRNMGKNLPNPAVGAFQIHPTDFRRVIVGTGDWARYAGAGIFRTSDGGETWARATITGSFGETLTPRAVTGMEYGLVNGTTSGQLDTNIIYASTDLGFLKSTDGGATWQRKTVVSGVPQIALNSMAADRRTPGVIYVASTQIPGASGLPGVLPYGVYKSTDGGERWDSSNTGLLPQNALGTSLSLAIAPSNSAILYAAISDTSAGAGGIYRSTNSGGRWDRVCPIDGLLGYMRAGQGFHVNCIAVHPTNPNTVYAGSVGLIKSTNGGSRWVGIDGGHDDYLFVSFDPANSNQLYIGNDGGIFNRNESTGAISVDVPFLGNSPLQSYGLDIGWSDGGFMISGTQDNGTLRTLSIARETSNGVVANWEHTYGSDGPDDIAIHPTDPNVVYANSWVGSGNFPRWKITERGTNFTETSNGMAMIWMNPITMNKLNTNQAFTADTAWMYYHDGTANRWRRATTAARDYTIATDGSARRIAMNVGAGASVTAYVTFWTTASTVKIYEGTPGSMTRRTVQMPGREPVHTVVSDRWDPNTAYAFTGFGPGQPAKIYRTTDRGVRWDSIDGNLPETINYWDIERNPSNPDMLYVSSDIGVFKTRSGGAFWYPLQQGLPVVGVNQMVYAPSNDGNNRFDTLRISTFGYGFYERLLDRDDPVWIDFTPIISRINLDDSLLRRIIFTGIASTGNTMVATADSGIIARTSNSGRSWEIIEGISKYRINAIAARDCTFIGVGQYGNMVRSTDNGIQWQPVQTATQVDLRTVFMLDSLRGWAAGDIGVILRTEDGGENWYPLTQEKDGEMLTKIHFSDELNGFVVGMDYSYKPPIPIIKRTENGGKTWEYIQDNVLSQFPEITKVALLDGKTGFAIGANGLIAKTSDGGKSWEQKKSGYQKTLFDFHFAPNNDTGWVSGPEGLMLITTDGGETWEQEETSVGIDLPAMAAGDGTVVAVGDSVMIVRAKYILPPAEGGRDYRDTTRGPDGDEARKDTGTTTGVGNYSRLQGAGFALLPAVPNPFGTVTEFSCIIPVPAEIRVEIFDALGRRVRLIDEGMVEAGLYEYLWDGTDDVGNASRDGIYFCRLTAPGGVIAQRVMVVR; from the coding sequence TTGGCCGAAGCTACGGTTGTTCAACGGTTGAACAGCGCGTGCAAGAACAACATCATTGATGAAAAGGCCATGAACCTTGCTGATTGCTACCGCCGCCCGCTCCCATTCCTTGCTGCCCTGCTTGTGATGCTGTGTGCCGAAAACCTTTCGGCGCAGCAAAGTCCATTTTTCCCGCAGCCCCCTGCGGCCAAGCCGGATGGCAGAGGGGAAAAGGAGGAAGAAGGGGCCTACAATCCAATAAAAAACAGCTACTGGTACAACAGCAACCCGGAAGGCTACTGGGACGCTTACCAGCAGATGCTGGCGATGCCAACCGAAGCGGAGATGGAGCGGCCAAACGAAAAAGGCGCGGTGCTTGCCGGTGGCAGAAGCTGGGTGGCGATTGGCCCAACCGGCTGGGCAACCATTCGGGGGGATGCGGTGCGCCGCACACAAGGGCGCATCCGTTCCATCCGTTGGTGGCAAAACCCGGCAACGTTGCAATGGATCCCGGTGATTGGGTCCTCCAGCGGTGGAATCTATTTCCGCTGGCGGCGCACTTCTTCTTCGCCGTATCGGTGGCGGAACATGGGGAAGAATCTTCCAAACCCGGCAGTTGGTGCGTTCCAAATTCACCCAACGGATTTCCGCCGGGTGATTGTTGGCACTGGCGATTGGGCCCGCTATGCCGGCGCAGGAATCTTCCGCACATCCGACGGCGGCGAGACCTGGGCGCGCGCCACCATCACCGGCAGCTTTGGCGAAACGCTTACCCCACGCGCCGTTACTGGAATGGAGTATGGCTTGGTCAATGGAACCACCAGCGGCCAGCTTGATACCAACATCATCTACGCTTCCACCGATCTTGGCTTCCTGAAATCAACCGATGGCGGGGCCACGTGGCAGCGGAAAACGGTGGTCAGTGGCGTGCCGCAAATCGCCCTTAACTCCATGGCTGCCGACCGCCGCACCCCAGGCGTAATCTATGTGGCCAGCACTCAGATTCCCGGGGCAAGTGGCCTTCCGGGGGTGCTCCCCTATGGTGTCTATAAATCCACCGATGGCGGCGAACGTTGGGATTCTTCCAACACGGGTCTGCTTCCGCAAAACGCGCTTGGCACAAGCCTCTCGCTGGCGATTGCCCCTTCCAACAGCGCGATTCTGTACGCCGCAATCAGCGATACTTCCGCCGGGGCCGGGGGGATTTATCGCTCAACCAACAGCGGCGGGCGCTGGGATCGCGTCTGCCCGATAGATGGTCTTCTTGGATACATGCGGGCGGGGCAGGGGTTCCATGTGAACTGCATTGCGGTCCACCCAACCAACCCGAACACCGTCTATGCTGGCTCGGTGGGGTTGATTAAATCCACCAATGGCGGAAGCCGTTGGGTTGGGATTGATGGTGGCCATGATGATTACCTGTTCGTCTCGTTCGACCCCGCCAACAGCAACCAACTCTACATCGGCAACGATGGCGGCATCTTCAATCGGAATGAATCCACCGGGGCAATCAGCGTGGATGTGCCGTTCCTCGGGAACTCACCGCTGCAATCGTACGGGCTTGATATTGGCTGGAGCGATGGCGGATTTATGATAAGCGGCACCCAGGATAACGGAACGCTGCGAACGCTCAGCATCGCCCGCGAAACCAGCAACGGAGTGGTTGCCAACTGGGAGCATACCTACGGCAGCGATGGGCCCGATGATATTGCTATCCATCCTACCGATCCGAACGTGGTGTATGCCAACTCATGGGTTGGCTCCGGAAATTTCCCTCGCTGGAAAATCACCGAGCGGGGAACGAATTTCACCGAGACCTCCAATGGGATGGCGATGATCTGGATGAACCCCATCACCATGAACAAACTGAACACCAACCAAGCCTTCACCGCCGACACCGCTTGGATGTATTACCACGACGGGACCGCCAACCGCTGGCGGCGCGCCACCACCGCCGCGCGTGATTACACGATTGCCACCGACGGAAGTGCGCGGCGGATTGCAATGAACGTGGGGGCCGGCGCATCGGTCACGGCCTACGTCACCTTCTGGACCACGGCCTCCACCGTGAAGATCTACGAGGGAACGCCCGGCAGCATGACCCGCCGCACCGTGCAAATGCCCGGGCGCGAGCCGGTCCACACCGTTGTTTCCGACCGCTGGGACCCGAACACTGCCTACGCCTTCACCGGGTTTGGACCCGGCCAGCCAGCAAAAATTTACCGCACCACGGACCGCGGCGTTCGCTGGGACAGCATTGATGGAAACCTGCCGGAAACAATCAATTATTGGGATATTGAACGGAACCCTTCCAACCCAGATATGCTGTACGTCTCAAGCGACATCGGCGTGTTCAAAACCCGCAGTGGTGGGGCGTTCTGGTATCCGTTGCAGCAAGGGCTTCCGGTTGTTGGGGTGAACCAGATGGTGTACGCCCCAAGCAACGACGGAAATAACCGATTCGACACGCTGCGGATTTCCACTTTTGGCTACGGATTTTACGAGCGGCTGCTGGATCGGGATGACCCAGTCTGGATTGATTTTACGCCGATTATTTCCCGCATCAATCTTGACGACTCGTTGCTCCGCCGAATTATTTTCACCGGAATTGCTTCCACCGGAAACACAATGGTGGCCACTGCCGACAGCGGAATAATTGCCCGCACCAGCAACAGCGGGCGCTCGTGGGAAATTATTGAAGGAATTTCCAAATACCGCATCAATGCCATTGCCGCCCGCGATTGCACCTTTATCGGCGTTGGCCAATACGGAAATATGGTTCGTTCCACCGACAACGGAATACAGTGGCAACCGGTGCAAACCGCAACGCAAGTGGACCTGCGCACGGTGTTTATGCTGGATTCATTACGCGGCTGGGCAGCAGGGGATATTGGGGTGATATTGCGCACGGAAGATGGTGGCGAAAATTGGTATCCGCTAACACAAGAAAAAGATGGAGAAATGCTCACGAAAATTCATTTCTCCGATGAATTGAATGGCTTTGTTGTTGGCATGGATTACAGCTACAAGCCCCCAATCCCAATAATAAAACGAACAGAAAATGGAGGAAAAACATGGGAGTATATTCAGGATAATGTGCTAAGCCAATTCCCTGAAATAACAAAGGTGGCATTGTTGGATGGAAAAACTGGGTTTGCAATCGGTGCCAACGGGTTGATTGCAAAAACAAGCGATGGAGGAAAATCGTGGGAGCAAAAAAAGAGTGGATATCAGAAAACATTGTTTGATTTCCATTTTGCTCCGAATAACGACACCGGCTGGGTAAGCGGCCCGGAAGGCTTGATGCTGATCACCACCGACGGCGGCGAAACGTGGGAGCAAGAAGAAACCAGCGTCGGAATTGATTTGCCAGCAATGGCTGCCGGCGATGGAACCGTGGTTGCCGTTGGCGACAGCGTGATGATTGTTCGGGCCAAGTATATCCTTCCCCCAGCCGAAGGTGGACGCGACTACCGCGACACCACACGCGGCCCCGATGGCGACGAAGCCAGAAAAGACACAGGAACCACAACAGGGGTGGGGAATTATTCCCGCCTTCAGGGCGCGGGGTTTGCGCTGCTTCCGGCAGTGCCAAACCCGTTCGGCACAGTGACGGAATTTTCGTGCATTATTCCCGTGCCAGCCGAAATTCGCGTGGAGATTTTCGACGCGCTTGGCCGGCGTGTGCGGCTGATTGATGAGGGGATGGTGGAAGCTGGCCTGTATGAATATCTGTGGGATGGAACCGACGACGTTGGTAACGCTTCTCGGGATGGCATCTATTTCTGCCGATTGACCGCACCCGGAGGAGTGATAGCGCAACGAGTGATGGTGGTGAGGTGA
- a CDS encoding class I fructose-bisphosphate aldolase: protein MIERIQELLGAEADYLLNHTSTTIPKESLHLTGPNFVDEMFTQSDRNNRVLHNLAWMYAAGRLHRTGYLSILPVDQGIEHSAGASFAPNPIYFDPENIVKLAIEGGCNAVASTYGVLGMVARKYAHKIPFIVKINHNELITYPNKHDQILFGTIQQAYDMGAAAVGATIYFGSQESSRQIQEIAEAFALAHELGMATILWCYLRNSAFNVKDDKDYHVSADLTGQANHLGVTIQADIIKQKLPENNGGYNALKFGKTHKKVYEQLTSDHPIDLCRYQVANCYMGRVGLINSGGASSGESDMAEAVKTAVINKRAGGHGLISGRKAFQRPMAEGAALLQAIQDVYLEPQVTVA, encoded by the coding sequence ATGATTGAACGCATTCAAGAGCTTCTGGGGGCCGAGGCCGACTACCTGCTGAACCACACCAGCACCACCATCCCGAAAGAATCGCTGCACCTGACCGGGCCGAACTTTGTGGACGAGATGTTCACCCAGTCCGACCGCAACAACCGCGTGCTGCATAACCTGGCTTGGATGTACGCCGCAGGGCGGCTTCACCGCACCGGCTATCTTTCCATCCTTCCTGTGGACCAGGGTATTGAGCATTCGGCGGGGGCATCGTTCGCCCCAAACCCCATCTACTTCGATCCAGAAAACATTGTGAAGTTGGCGATTGAGGGGGGATGCAACGCGGTGGCCAGCACCTACGGCGTGTTGGGAATGGTTGCCCGCAAGTACGCCCACAAAATCCCATTCATCGTCAAGATCAACCACAACGAGCTTATCACCTACCCGAACAAGCACGACCAAATTTTGTTCGGCACAATCCAGCAAGCCTACGACATGGGGGCCGCCGCAGTGGGGGCAACCATCTACTTCGGTTCGCAGGAATCGTCGCGGCAGATTCAGGAGATTGCCGAGGCGTTCGCCCTTGCCCACGAGCTTGGAATGGCCACCATCCTGTGGTGCTACTTGCGGAACAGCGCCTTCAACGTGAAGGACGACAAGGACTATCACGTCTCGGCGGATCTTACCGGCCAAGCCAACCACTTGGGGGTGACAATCCAGGCCGACATCATCAAGCAGAAATTGCCGGAGAACAACGGCGGCTACAACGCGCTAAAGTTTGGCAAGACCCACAAGAAGGTGTACGAGCAACTTACCAGCGACCACCCGATTGACCTTTGCCGCTACCAAGTGGCCAACTGCTACATGGGGCGCGTTGGGCTGATTAACTCCGGCGGGGCCAGCAGCGGCGAAAGCGACATGGCCGAAGCCGTCAAGACTGCGGTCATCAACAAGCGGGCCGGCGGGCATGGGCTTATCAGCGGGCGCAAAGCCTTCCAGCGGCCAATGGCCGAAGGGGCCGCACTGCTGCAGGCCATCCAAGATGTCTATCTGGAACCGCAGGTGACGGTGGCGTAG
- a CDS encoding RNA polymerase sigma factor, translating to MSNNIAQTSDQKAREQNFLRLLLPVRNQLFRFAVALMRDYDDAMDVTAETILIALQGYDERRPEAGFKSYLFTIATRLCRRMKARRKWFISLQPETSEAIAGNAPSPDVAPDLAALREALAQLPARQREAITLFELGGLSLQEIQQIQGGSLSGVKSRIVRGRQRLAELLGATTEGCTDPAMRPSSPQRDKGAATPLLSSMQPSQSHD from the coding sequence ATGAGCAACAACATTGCCCAAACATCGGACCAGAAAGCACGGGAGCAGAACTTCCTACGGTTGTTGCTGCCTGTTCGGAATCAACTGTTCCGGTTTGCTGTTGCATTGATGCGCGACTACGACGACGCGATGGATGTCACTGCCGAAACAATTCTGATTGCCCTGCAAGGATACGATGAACGCAGGCCCGAAGCAGGATTTAAATCCTATCTGTTCACCATTGCCACACGCCTGTGCCGGCGAATGAAAGCGCGACGGAAATGGTTCATCTCGTTGCAGCCGGAAACCTCGGAGGCGATTGCTGGGAACGCGCCTTCGCCAGATGTTGCTCCGGACCTTGCAGCACTTCGTGAGGCACTGGCGCAGCTTCCGGCACGGCAGCGCGAGGCTATCACATTGTTTGAGCTTGGGGGATTAAGTCTGCAAGAAATACAGCAGATACAAGGGGGATCGCTATCGGGTGTGAAATCCCGCATTGTTCGTGGCCGCCAACGGCTTGCGGAGCTGCTTGGTGCCACCACCGAGGGATGTACCGATCCGGCAATGCGCCCAAGCAGTCCCCAACGTGATAAAGGAGCCGCCACTCCTCTTCTATCATCCATGCAACCATCGCAGAGCCATGACTAA
- a CDS encoding cbb3-type cytochrome c oxidase subunit I, protein MKPFRLTAYLLEPRNWWLPLLLIFTVSIAGVTMIGVHTYTEAPPIVDFTTQDGKVVIEAKDITAGQLVFQKYGLMDYGSMFGDGANRGPDYTAEALHLIAAYMREFYQQQSATVPPEEQKLLRLGIEKRVQQEIKRNTYSSQAQRIVITEAQGYAAKRLADHYITQLPTTRTVTNPEEIRSLSSFFYWGAWVCGAERPGETFSYTHNWPYDPEVGNTPTAPVVLWSIIGSFGLIIGLGVVLYSHGSLDKLSSGAYTSHARPFLSTGDVASYVPHPIQRSAFAFLYVAVILFGLQVLAGILTVHDFVGFVNFFGYDISTLLPVVITRSWHVQLSLLWISACWIGGSLFVLPIIAPKQPPGQRALIRSIFGITLLMVGGMMVGIFMGPHGLLSDAWHWFGHQGWEYVELGKTWQILLAVVLVLWSVTMYRGLRPAFVKGKPWGLPNWMVYATGSIMVLLMSGFIARPETNFVIADFWRWCVIHMWAEAFFEVFTTVLIGSFMVLMGLVSKQAAIRVIYIATLLFLGSGLLGISHNFYWNAKPVGTMALGSVFSTLQVIPLVLLTLEAWRFSRLPRILESESPQPHAAFGFPDVFLFLIGVNFWNFFGAGVLGFIINLPIANYYEHGSYLTVNHGHAALMGVYGNLALAAVLFCSRLVMKDHVWRPRLTRIAFWSINIGLLLMVILDLFPVGLYQFLTIVEHGFWYARSAEFVDGTTFQTFTWLRIVGGALFTLGGVIPIIWLIMHGPRNLRAAGTPTVSLSSEQE, encoded by the coding sequence ATGAAGCCGTTCCGCTTAACCGCCTACCTTCTGGAGCCACGGAATTGGTGGTTGCCGTTGCTGTTGATCTTCACCGTCAGCATTGCTGGGGTAACGATGATTGGGGTGCACACCTACACGGAGGCTCCTCCCATCGTAGATTTCACCACCCAGGATGGGAAGGTAGTTATTGAAGCAAAAGATATCACAGCGGGGCAGTTGGTGTTCCAGAAATATGGGCTGATGGATTATGGAAGCATGTTTGGCGATGGCGCAAATCGCGGGCCCGATTATACGGCCGAGGCTCTGCACCTAATCGCAGCGTACATGCGTGAATTTTACCAGCAGCAATCGGCAACCGTTCCGCCGGAAGAGCAAAAGCTGCTACGGCTTGGGATTGAAAAACGGGTGCAGCAGGAGATTAAGCGGAACACCTATTCCAGCCAAGCCCAGCGGATCGTCATCACCGAAGCCCAGGGCTACGCGGCCAAGCGGCTGGCCGATCATTACATCACCCAACTTCCCACCACCCGCACGGTCACCAACCCGGAAGAGATTCGTTCGCTCTCCTCGTTCTTCTATTGGGGGGCATGGGTTTGCGGTGCCGAACGCCCTGGCGAGACGTTCAGCTATACTCATAACTGGCCGTACGACCCTGAGGTTGGGAACACCCCCACCGCGCCAGTGGTGTTGTGGAGCATTATCGGGTCGTTCGGATTGATCATCGGGTTGGGTGTGGTGCTGTACTCCCATGGCTCATTGGACAAACTTTCTAGCGGAGCCTATACTTCGCATGCTCGTCCATTTCTTTCCACGGGGGATGTTGCTTCCTACGTTCCCCATCCGATCCAGCGTTCGGCATTTGCGTTCTTATATGTTGCGGTGATCCTGTTCGGATTGCAGGTGCTTGCTGGCATTCTAACCGTGCATGACTTTGTTGGGTTTGTCAACTTCTTTGGGTACGACATCTCAACTCTGCTCCCTGTTGTTATCACCAGAAGCTGGCACGTACAGTTATCGCTGCTTTGGATAAGTGCTTGTTGGATTGGCGGTTCGCTTTTTGTGCTGCCGATTATCGCCCCCAAGCAACCGCCTGGGCAACGTGCGTTGATCCGCAGCATCTTCGGCATCACCCTGCTGATGGTGGGGGGGATGATGGTGGGAATTTTCATGGGACCGCATGGCTTATTATCGGATGCATGGCACTGGTTTGGCCATCAAGGTTGGGAATATGTTGAGCTTGGAAAAACATGGCAGATTCTGTTGGCCGTGGTGCTTGTGTTGTGGTCCGTCACCATGTACCGCGGCTTGCGTCCGGCGTTTGTGAAAGGGAAACCGTGGGGGTTGCCGAACTGGATGGTCTATGCCACCGGAAGCATTATGGTGCTGCTGATGTCTGGGTTTATCGCACGCCCCGAGACCAATTTTGTGATTGCCGACTTTTGGCGGTGGTGCGTTATTCACATGTGGGCCGAGGCGTTCTTTGAGGTTTTCACAACTGTGCTGATCGGGTCGTTTATGGTGCTGATGGGGCTGGTTAGCAAGCAAGCCGCTATCCGCGTTATCTACATTGCCACACTGCTGTTCCTTGGGTCCGGCTTGCTTGGCATCTCCCACAATTTTTACTGGAATGCAAAGCCTGTTGGCACCATGGCATTGGGAAGCGTCTTTTCCACGCTTCAAGTAATTCCGTTGGTGCTGCTTACGTTGGAAGCATGGCGGTTTTCGCGGCTGCCCCGCATCCTGGAATCGGAATCACCACAGCCACATGCAGCCTTCGGCTTCCCGGACGTATTCCTGTTTTTGATTGGTGTGAACTTCTGGAATTTCTTTGGAGCAGGGGTTCTGGGCTTTATCATCAACCTTCCGATTGCCAACTACTACGAGCATGGAAGCTATCTAACCGTGAATCATGGCCATGCAGCATTAATGGGGGTGTATGGGAACTTAGCCCTTGCGGCGGTGCTCTTCTGCAGCCGTCTTGTGATGAAAGATCATGTCTGGCGCCCCCGACTGACCCGCATTGCCTTCTGGTCCATCAATATCGGGCTGCTGTTGATGGTGATTCTTGATCTGTTTCCGGTGGGGCTGTATCAGTTCCTGACGATTGTCGAACATGGCTTCTGGTACGCCCGCAGCGCGGAGTTTGTTGACGGAACCACCTTCCAAACGTTCACCTGGCTACGGATTGTTGGTGGTGCGCTTTTCACCCTGGGCGGGGTGATCCCGATTATCTGGCTTATCATGCACGGCCCACGCAACCTAAGGGCCGCCGGCACCCCCACGGTCTCCTTATCCTCCGAGCAGGAGTAG
- a CDS encoding isoprenylcysteine carboxyl methyltransferase, with amino-acid sequence MQWSPLHLLVPLILLQRLAEVRIAKRNEAAARQRGGIEFGRDHYPAIITLHTLWFVGMIAEVIYLSRPVNPFWPGLLAIVVLCQGVRYWTIRSLGPNWNTRVIVVPGTTATTHGPYRYLRHPNYVVVAVELLLFPMIFGAYLTAITATIINTVLLRIRIRTEEKAWREVGKGYEEVGKGG; translated from the coding sequence ATGCAATGGTCGCCGCTTCACCTGCTGGTTCCATTGATCCTGCTGCAACGGCTTGCCGAAGTGCGGATCGCCAAACGGAACGAGGCGGCAGCGCGCCAGCGTGGGGGCATTGAGTTCGGGCGCGACCACTACCCCGCCATCATCACCCTTCACACCCTTTGGTTTGTGGGGATGATTGCCGAGGTTATCTACCTGTCGCGCCCGGTGAACCCGTTCTGGCCCGGGCTGTTGGCGATTGTTGTGCTTTGCCAGGGGGTGCGCTACTGGACCATCCGCTCGCTTGGCCCCAACTGGAACACGCGGGTGATTGTTGTGCCTGGCACCACGGCAACAACGCACGGGCCGTACCGCTATCTGCGCCACCCGAACTACGTAGTTGTTGCCGTGGAGCTGCTGCTGTTCCCGATGATCTTCGGGGCGTATCTGACGGCGATCACCGCCACGATTATCAACACCGTGCTTCTGCGGATCCGCATCCGAACCGAGGAGAAGGCTTGGAGGGAAGTTGGAAAGGGATATGAGGAAGTTGGGAAGGGAGGGTGA
- a CDS encoding cytoplasmic protein — MATTNVLLVGESWITNATHYKGWDQFSSVTYHSGAADLLSALQAGGINAEYLPGHAAPSDFPMTLEGLQKYDVIMLSDIGSNTLLLHPDTWLHGKRTPNRLKLLRQFAESGGGLAMIGGYYSFAGLQAGARYGGTPVEEALPVTISPFDDRMEDPEGSPITLHHPSHPILSGIEGEWPYLLGYNRVAPRPESQVLATVGADPLLVVGSYGTGRSLAWTSDVGPHWCPSEFVQWPGYARLFQQAVRWLGGKE; from the coding sequence ATGGCAACAACCAACGTCCTTCTTGTTGGCGAAAGCTGGATCACCAACGCAACCCACTACAAGGGGTGGGATCAATTCAGCAGCGTCACCTACCACAGCGGGGCCGCCGATCTGCTTTCGGCATTGCAAGCCGGGGGCATCAACGCTGAGTACCTTCCGGGCCATGCCGCCCCTTCCGATTTCCCGATGACCCTTGAAGGCCTGCAGAAGTACGATGTCATCATGTTGAGCGACATCGGAAGCAACACCCTTCTGCTCCATCCCGACACGTGGCTGCATGGGAAGCGGACCCCCAACCGGCTGAAGCTGCTGCGGCAGTTTGCCGAATCGGGCGGGGGGCTGGCGATGATTGGTGGATACTACAGCTTTGCGGGCCTGCAAGCCGGCGCACGCTACGGCGGAACCCCCGTCGAGGAAGCTCTTCCAGTAACCATCTCACCCTTCGACGACCGGATGGAGGACCCCGAAGGCTCGCCGATCACGCTCCATCACCCTTCCCATCCAATCCTTTCCGGAATCGAAGGGGAGTGGCCCTACTTGCTGGGGTATAACCGCGTTGCCCCCCGGCCCGAATCGCAGGTGCTTGCCACGGTGGGGGCGGACCCGCTGCTTGTTGTTGGAAGCTACGGCACGGGGCGTTCGTTGGCCTGGACCAGCGATGTTGGCCCGCACTGGTGCCCCAGCGAATTCGTGCAATGGCCCGGATACGCACGGCTGTTCCAGCAAGCCGTGCGGTGGTTGGGGGGGAAGGAGTGA
- a CDS encoding DMT family transporter, whose product MSHWFLLLLLAALWSPSFLAIKIGLHDIPPLTLAAARLAIASVLTYGLMRWKGGSLPATVEFWKKFAVMGLFANALPFALLMIGETLSSSVLAAIVSGFTPVGTAVIAHFMIEGERLTGRTLIGITMGFLGIGVLFLPTLLNGMGNQQEGNNVLLGLIAFAVMALSYSVAGVYGRKVLRGYPQFVGPTAQLMAATLLLLPFVVAFEWDQLRVPGLPSFGAAMWLGVVATGFAYVVYYRLLEISSATFLSLVTFLLPPFGALIGVIFLGEELAWSALAGCALILGGAGFVRNTGG is encoded by the coding sequence ATGTCCCATTGGTTTCTGCTGTTGTTGCTTGCGGCCTTGTGGTCGCCGTCGTTTTTGGCGATTAAGATCGGGCTTCACGACATCCCCCCGCTGACGCTGGCCGCGGCGCGCCTGGCGATTGCCTCGGTGCTGACCTACGGGCTGATGCGCTGGAAAGGGGGAAGCCTTCCGGCCACGGTTGAGTTCTGGAAGAAATTTGCCGTGATGGGGCTGTTCGCCAACGCGCTTCCGTTTGCCCTGCTGATGATTGGCGAGACGCTGAGCTCCAGCGTGCTTGCGGCAATCGTCAGCGGGTTCACTCCGGTTGGCACGGCAGTGATTGCCCATTTCATGATTGAGGGGGAACGCCTAACCGGGCGGACGCTGATCGGCATCACGATGGGGTTTCTGGGAATTGGCGTTCTGTTCCTGCCAACGTTGCTCAACGGAATGGGGAACCAGCAGGAGGGGAACAACGTGCTGCTTGGCTTGATTGCCTTTGCCGTGATGGCCCTTAGCTACTCGGTCGCTGGGGTTTATGGCCGGAAGGTGTTGCGTGGGTATCCGCAATTTGTTGGACCAACGGCGCAGCTGATGGCCGCCACGCTGTTGCTGCTGCCGTTTGTTGTGGCGTTCGAGTGGGACCAACTGCGGGTTCCTGGGCTTCCTTCGTTTGGGGCGGCAATGTGGCTGGGGGTGGTGGCAACGGGGTTCGCCTACGTGGTCTATTATCGCTTGTTGGAAATTTCCAGCGCGACGTTCCTATCGCTGGTGACGTTCCTTCTCCCTCCGTTCGGGGCATTGATTGGAGTGATTTTTTTGGGAGAAGAGCTTGCATGGAGCGCGCTGGCAGGCTGCGCCCTGATTTTGGGCGGAGCCGGGTTTGTGCGGAATACGGGGGGGTGA